From the Kiritimatiellia bacterium genome, the window TTATTCATTTTCTGAATTGTTTTCAAGACTATTTTTCGCCAGCCTTGATCTTTTCCAGATACTGGCTGGCGCCGCGGGCCAGCCAGGTGTCTGTGTATTTCTTTTGACACGCTGCAAATATCTTTTGCGATTCCTTCTTTTGCCCCTTTGCATACAAAAATTCACCCTGATGATAATATGCCCGTTTTCCCCACTCCGTG encodes:
- a CDS encoding tetratricopeptide repeat protein; translated protein: QEYRNTPTWPRAIMAGFMIYQNKGQDDKALAALKDVHRRFPDTEWGKRAYYHQGEFLYAKGQKKESQKIFAACQKKYTDTWLARGASQYLEKIKAGEK